The following are encoded together in the Streptomyces flavofungini genome:
- a CDS encoding 3-hydroxyacyl-CoA dehydrogenase family protein: MARKLAVIGAGLMGSGIAQVSAQAGWDVVLRDVTDEALTRGTDGIKASYEKFVSKGKLDAADAEAALGRITTTTDLDAAADADVVVEAVFEKLEVKHEIFRTLDKIVRDETVLASNTSAIPITKIAAVTDRPERVVGAHFFSPVPMMQLCELVRGHKTSDETLATTREFAESVGKTCIVVNRDVAGFVTTRLISALVVEAAKLYESGVASAEDIDIACKLGFGHAMGPLATADLTGVDILLHATDNIYTESQDEKFAPPELMRRMVDAGDIGRKSGQGFYKH, encoded by the coding sequence GTGGCACGGAAGCTCGCCGTCATCGGAGCCGGACTCATGGGGTCCGGGATCGCCCAGGTATCCGCACAGGCGGGCTGGGACGTCGTCCTGCGCGACGTCACCGACGAGGCGCTGACCCGCGGCACCGACGGCATCAAGGCCTCGTACGAGAAGTTCGTCAGCAAGGGCAAGCTCGACGCCGCCGACGCCGAAGCCGCGCTCGGCCGCATCACGACCACCACCGACCTGGACGCCGCCGCCGACGCGGACGTCGTCGTCGAGGCGGTGTTCGAGAAGCTCGAGGTCAAGCACGAGATCTTCCGCACCCTCGACAAGATCGTGCGCGACGAGACCGTGCTCGCCTCCAACACCTCCGCCATCCCGATCACCAAGATCGCGGCCGTGACGGACCGTCCGGAGCGCGTCGTCGGCGCCCACTTCTTCTCGCCGGTGCCCATGATGCAGCTGTGCGAGCTGGTCCGCGGCCACAAGACGAGCGACGAAACCCTCGCCACCACGCGGGAGTTCGCCGAGTCCGTCGGCAAGACCTGCATCGTCGTGAACCGCGACGTCGCGGGCTTCGTCACCACCCGCCTCATCTCCGCCCTCGTCGTCGAGGCCGCCAAGCTCTACGAGTCGGGCGTTGCCAGCGCCGAGGACATCGACATCGCCTGCAAGCTGGGCTTCGGCCACGCCATGGGCCCGCTCGCCACCGCCGACCTCACCGGCGTCGACATCCTGCTGCACGCCACCGACAACATCTACACGGAGTCCCAGGACGAGAAGTTCGCCCCGCCGGAGCTGATGCGCCGGATGGTTGACGCCGGTGACATCGGGCGCAAGAGCGGGCAGGGCTTCTACAAGCACTGA
- a CDS encoding TetR/AcrR family transcriptional regulator: MTEGLRERKKRQTKQRISDIATGLFVEHGFVTVTVAEIAEAADVSVNTVYNYFPAKEDLFLDRGVEMVDRLSRWVRGRRVGESPAAAVLRELRALVEGVSPTVGLFDGYADFMKVIAESPALRSRLWALQQETLKDLEATLRAEAGPAPGHLPELVAGQLSWAYGTVFAWIGAEMMKRRAPEEVSREALDLLDELEDLLGEQVLNYGIRTAT, from the coding sequence ATGACTGAGGGGCTCAGGGAGCGGAAGAAGCGGCAGACCAAGCAGCGGATCTCGGACATCGCGACCGGTCTGTTCGTCGAGCACGGCTTCGTCACCGTGACCGTCGCGGAGATCGCCGAAGCCGCCGACGTCTCGGTCAACACGGTCTACAACTACTTCCCGGCCAAGGAGGACCTGTTCCTCGACCGCGGCGTCGAGATGGTCGACCGGCTCTCCCGGTGGGTGCGCGGGCGCCGGGTGGGGGAGTCGCCCGCCGCCGCCGTCCTGCGCGAGCTGCGCGCCCTGGTCGAGGGGGTGTCGCCGACCGTCGGCCTGTTCGACGGGTACGCCGACTTCATGAAGGTCATCGCCGAGTCGCCCGCCCTGCGCTCCCGCCTCTGGGCCCTGCAGCAGGAGACCCTCAAGGACCTGGAGGCCACCCTGCGCGCGGAGGCGGGCCCCGCCCCCGGCCACCTCCCCGAACTCGTCGCGGGCCAGCTCAGCTGGGCGTACGGCACCGTCTTCGCCTGGATCGGCGCCGAGATGATGAAGCGCAGGGCGCCCGAGGAGGTCTCCCGCGAAGCCCTCGACCTGCTCGACGAACTGGAGGACCTGCTCGGCGAGCAGGTCCTCAACTACGGGATCCGCACGGCCACATGA
- a CDS encoding ABC transporter ATP-binding protein yields MAIISTAGLAKTFTTKAGPVEAVRGIDLTVSPGEILGFLGPNGAGKTTTLRMLTTLLPPTGGAATVAGFDLAREPAAVRGRIGYVAQSGGVDLNISLREELVTQGRLYRLPKAEAVARAEELARDLGLTDLLDRKCAALSGGQRRRLDIAMGLMHRPAVLFLDEPTTGLDPGARADLWDLVRRLRDEHGTTVFLTTHYLDEADALADRIVVVDQGVVVADGTPSALKLRYAGSADAALQDAFLAITGRDPAPADRAPVAV; encoded by the coding sequence ATGGCAATCATCAGCACGGCCGGACTGGCCAAGACGTTCACGACGAAGGCGGGCCCCGTCGAAGCCGTGCGCGGCATCGACCTGACCGTCTCCCCCGGCGAGATCCTCGGCTTCCTCGGCCCGAACGGCGCGGGCAAGACGACCACCCTGCGCATGCTCACCACGCTCCTGCCGCCCACCGGCGGCGCCGCCACCGTCGCGGGCTTCGACCTGGCCCGCGAGCCCGCGGCCGTGCGCGGCCGGATCGGGTACGTGGCCCAGTCCGGCGGCGTCGACCTGAACATCTCGCTGCGCGAGGAACTGGTCACCCAGGGGCGGCTCTACCGCCTCCCCAAGGCCGAAGCCGTCGCCCGCGCCGAGGAGTTGGCCCGCGACCTCGGCCTGACCGACCTGCTCGACCGCAAGTGCGCGGCCCTCTCCGGCGGCCAGCGGCGGCGGCTCGACATCGCCATGGGCCTGATGCACCGGCCCGCGGTCCTCTTCCTCGACGAGCCGACGACGGGCCTCGACCCCGGCGCCCGCGCCGACCTCTGGGACCTGGTGCGCCGCCTGCGCGACGAGCACGGCACGACGGTGTTCCTGACCACGCACTATCTGGACGAGGCGGACGCCCTGGCCGACCGGATCGTGGTCGTGGACCAGGGCGTCGTGGTCGCCGACGGCACCCCGAGCGCCCTCAAGCTCCGCTACGCGGGCTCGGCCGACGCCGCCCTCCAGGACGCGTTCCTCGCCATCACCGGCCGCGACCCGGCCCCCGCCGACCGGGCCCCCGTCGCCGTCTGA
- a CDS encoding ABC transporter permease gives MPTFLSDTALVFGRYARQTLRSKFQMLFGVLTPLLYLLFFGPLLTDLPLGSRGDSWQVLVPGLLLQLGLFGATFSGFAIIIEKQFGVVERMRVTPVSRLALLLGRVLRDAALFVFQAVLLVLAALAMGLRAPLAGVLIGFAFVGVLTLSLAALSYSLALKVSKPHEFGPVVNAVSMPSMLLSGLMLPMALAPGWLDVLSHFMPFRYLVDAVRAAYVGDYASGALLYGVVTAVAFAALSVIVGTRVFRTAGA, from the coding sequence ATGCCCACGTTTCTCTCCGACACCGCCCTGGTCTTCGGGCGCTACGCCCGCCAGACCCTGCGCTCCAAGTTCCAGATGCTCTTCGGCGTGCTCACGCCGCTGCTCTACCTGCTCTTCTTCGGGCCGCTGCTCACCGACCTGCCGCTGGGCTCGCGCGGCGACTCCTGGCAGGTGCTCGTGCCGGGGCTGCTGCTCCAGCTCGGCCTCTTCGGGGCGACGTTCAGCGGTTTCGCGATCATCATCGAGAAGCAGTTCGGGGTGGTGGAGCGGATGCGGGTGACGCCCGTGAGCAGGCTCGCGCTGCTGCTCGGGCGGGTGCTGCGGGATGCCGCGCTGTTCGTGTTCCAGGCGGTGCTGCTGGTCCTCGCGGCGCTCGCCATGGGGCTGCGGGCACCGCTCGCGGGCGTCCTCATCGGCTTCGCCTTCGTGGGCGTCCTGACGCTGTCGCTCGCCGCGCTGTCGTACTCCCTGGCCCTGAAGGTCTCCAAGCCGCACGAGTTCGGGCCCGTGGTGAACGCGGTGAGCATGCCCTCCATGCTGCTCTCCGGCCTGATGCTGCCGATGGCCCTCGCGCCGGGCTGGCTGGACGTCCTGTCGCACTTCATGCCGTTCCGCTACCTCGTGGACGCGGTGCGGGCGGCGTACGTCGGCGACTACGCGAGCGGGGCGCTGCTGTACGGCGTCGTGACGGCGGTGGCGTTCGCCGCGCTGTCCGTGATCGTCGGCACACGCGTGTTCCGGACGGCCGGGGCCTAA
- a CDS encoding cob(I)yrinic acid a,c-diamide adenosyltransferase, with protein MVNLTRIYTRTGDQGTTALGDMSRTAKTDLRISAYADANEANAAIGTAIALGGLAPEVVAVLTRVQNDLFDVGADLCTPVVEDPKYPPLRVEQAYVDKLEADCDRFNEDLEKLRSFILPGGTPGAALLHQACTVVRRAERSTWAALDTHGESMNALTATYLNRLSDLLFILARTANKEVGDVLWVPGGER; from the coding sequence ATGGTCAATCTGACGCGCATCTACACCCGGACCGGCGACCAGGGCACCACCGCCCTCGGCGACATGAGCAGGACCGCCAAGACCGACCTCAGGATCTCCGCGTACGCGGACGCCAACGAGGCCAACGCCGCCATCGGCACCGCCATCGCCCTCGGCGGCCTGGCCCCGGAGGTCGTGGCGGTCCTCACCCGGGTCCAGAACGACCTCTTCGACGTGGGCGCCGACCTGTGCACCCCCGTCGTCGAGGACCCGAAGTATCCGCCGCTGCGCGTCGAGCAGGCTTACGTCGACAAGCTGGAGGCGGACTGCGACCGCTTCAACGAGGACCTGGAGAAGCTGCGCAGCTTCATCCTGCCGGGCGGTACGCCGGGCGCGGCGCTGCTGCACCAGGCGTGCACGGTGGTCAGGCGGGCCGAGCGGTCCACGTGGGCCGCGCTCGACACCCACGGCGAGAGCATGAACGCGCTCACCGCGACCTACCTCAACCGCCTCTCCGACCTCCTCTTCATCCTCGCCCGGACGGCGAACAAGGAGGTCGGAGACGTGCTCTGGGTGCCGGGCGGGGAGCGCTGA
- a CDS encoding sensor histidine kinase, which translates to MPLPLPRRPDVVDVRICVVSLVSGLGLYALGITMQSRVLGPNWSLIPLFVMAGLELTRRTAPQFALGAGTVAVIADQFTTGNLATVVMFTDLVYAAVVYGTPAQARRIPVTTGLITVAVTVGFLAWFRQADAILVGAVTALVSFAPATTGVLVRNHREAADLARLRAEQTALLAEKDRAQAVTAERARMARELHDMVANHLSAIAIHSTAALSLDDPRTTKDALTVIRENSVEGLAEMRRLIGILRDSSGDLEPAAAPTLDGLGALAENARTNGLDVRLDDARTPDDAPLPAPVELAAYRIVQESLTNALKHAAPGLVTVALVRERDGLRVRVTSPFGEVKGPRAPGSGAGLVGMEERAALLGGTFDSGPEAHPDVPGAKVWRVEARLPIDPKDQGVPE; encoded by the coding sequence ATGCCGCTGCCGCTCCCCCGCCGCCCGGACGTCGTCGACGTCCGCATCTGTGTGGTCAGCCTGGTCAGCGGCCTCGGCCTGTACGCGCTCGGCATCACGATGCAGTCCCGTGTGCTCGGCCCGAACTGGTCCCTGATTCCGCTGTTCGTCATGGCGGGTCTGGAGCTGACGCGCCGCACGGCCCCCCAGTTCGCGCTCGGCGCGGGCACCGTCGCGGTCATCGCCGACCAGTTCACGACCGGGAATCTGGCGACGGTCGTGATGTTCACGGACCTGGTGTACGCGGCCGTGGTGTACGGCACGCCCGCCCAGGCCCGACGCATCCCGGTCACGACTGGCCTGATCACGGTCGCCGTGACCGTCGGCTTCCTGGCCTGGTTCCGGCAGGCCGACGCGATCCTCGTGGGCGCCGTGACCGCGCTCGTGTCGTTCGCACCCGCGACCACAGGCGTCCTGGTCCGCAACCACAGGGAGGCCGCGGACCTGGCCAGGCTGCGCGCCGAGCAGACCGCCCTGCTCGCCGAGAAGGACCGCGCGCAGGCCGTCACCGCCGAGCGCGCGCGGATGGCCCGCGAGCTGCACGACATGGTCGCCAACCACCTGTCGGCCATCGCCATCCACTCCACGGCCGCGCTGTCCCTCGACGACCCGCGCACCACGAAGGACGCGCTCACCGTCATCCGCGAGAACAGCGTGGAGGGCCTCGCCGAGATGCGCCGCCTCATCGGCATCCTGCGCGACTCCAGCGGCGACCTGGAACCGGCCGCCGCGCCCACCCTGGACGGCCTCGGCGCGCTCGCCGAGAACGCCCGCACCAACGGCCTGGACGTCCGCCTCGACGACGCCCGCACCCCGGACGACGCGCCCCTGCCGGCGCCGGTCGAGCTGGCCGCGTACCGCATCGTCCAGGAGTCCCTCACCAACGCCCTCAAGCACGCCGCGCCCGGCCTGGTCACCGTGGCCCTCGTCCGGGAGCGCGACGGGCTCCGCGTGCGGGTGACCAGCCCGTTCGGCGAGGTCAAGGGGCCGCGCGCACCCGGCTCCGGCGCCGGTCTCGTCGGCATGGAGGAGCGGGCCGCGCTGCTCGGCGGGACCTTCGATTCCGGCCCCGAGGCGCACCCGGACGTGCCCGGCGCCAAGGTGTGGCGGGTCGAGGCCCGACTGCCCATCGACCCCAAAGACCAAGGAGTCCCCGAATGA
- a CDS encoding response regulator: MIRVLVAEDQSAVRAGLVLILRSAPDMEVVGEAADGEQAVALARELRPDLVLMDVQMPRLDGVSATRQVVAEQLADVLVLTTFDLDEYVFGALRAGASGFLLKNTEAKDLLEAVRTVARGEGLIAPAVTRRLIAEFATPQRTPRQGSTVDPAVLDTLTRREREVLSCLGEGLSNAEIAGRLDMAEATVKTHVSRLLGKLELRSRVQAAVLAQELGV, from the coding sequence ATGATCCGCGTGCTCGTCGCCGAGGACCAGTCCGCCGTGCGGGCGGGCCTGGTCCTGATCCTGCGCAGCGCGCCCGACATGGAGGTCGTCGGCGAGGCCGCGGACGGCGAGCAGGCCGTGGCCCTGGCCCGGGAGCTGCGGCCCGACCTGGTCCTCATGGATGTGCAGATGCCCCGGCTCGACGGCGTCTCCGCGACCCGCCAGGTGGTGGCCGAACAGCTGGCGGACGTGCTCGTGCTGACCACGTTCGACCTCGACGAGTACGTCTTCGGGGCGCTGCGCGCGGGCGCGTCCGGCTTCCTCCTGAAGAACACGGAGGCGAAGGACCTCCTGGAGGCGGTGCGCACGGTGGCCCGCGGCGAGGGCCTGATCGCCCCCGCGGTCACCCGCCGCCTGATCGCCGAGTTCGCCACGCCGCAGCGCACCCCGCGCCAGGGCAGCACGGTGGATCCGGCGGTGCTCGACACCCTCACCCGCCGCGAACGCGAGGTCCTCTCCTGCCTCGGCGAAGGCCTCTCCAACGCGGAGATCGCCGGCCGCCTGGACATGGCGGAGGCGACGGTGAAGACCCATGTGAGCCGCCTGCTCGGCAAGTTGGAGCTGCGCAGCAGGGTGCAGGCGGCCGTGCTCGCCCAGGAGCTCGGCGTCTGA
- a CDS encoding glycoside hydrolase family 18 chitinase, which produces MRVRHRSRHRLTAGLTTLLLPFATLVALGGSAEAAPATAPKSAQAAPKAAAGATATYAKTQDWGSGFEGKWTIKNTGTTALSSWTVEWDFPAGTRVTSAWDATVTNSGNKWTAKNLGWNGSLAPGATVSFGFNGSGPGSPSNCTLNGESCDGGGQPGDNPPSAPGTPTASDITDTSVKLDWKAATDDKGIKNYDVLRDGAKVATVTGTSYADSGLTKGTDYSYSVQARDTADQTGPASGSVKVRTTGGGTDPGPGDKVKLGYFTNWGVYQRNYHVKNIVSSGSAEKITHINYAFGNVQGGKCTIGDAYADYDKAYTADQSVDGVADTWDQPLRGNFNQLRKLKAKYPHIKVLWSFGGWTWSGGFTDAMKNPEAFADSCYKLVEDPRWADVFDGIDLDWEYPNACGLSCDSSGPAVMKTMMQAFRTKFGANNLVTAAITADASPGGKIDAADYGGAAQYTDWYNVMTYDFFGAWDAKGPTAPHSPLTDYPGIPKGGFNSAAAINKLKAKGVPAKKLLLGIGFYGRGWTGVTQKEPGGTATAAAPGTYEAGIEDYKVLKNSCPSNGTVAGTAYAHCGNNWWSYDTPATIRAKMAWAKEQGLGGAFFWEFSGDTANGELVTAINDGLK; this is translated from the coding sequence TTGCGCGTCAGACACAGGTCAAGACATCGGCTGACAGCCGGGCTCACCACCCTCCTGCTCCCCTTCGCCACCCTCGTCGCACTCGGCGGATCCGCCGAGGCAGCCCCGGCCACGGCGCCGAAGAGTGCGCAGGCCGCGCCGAAGGCCGCCGCCGGGGCCACCGCCACGTACGCCAAGACCCAGGACTGGGGCTCCGGCTTCGAGGGCAAGTGGACCATCAAGAACACCGGCACCACCGCCCTCAGCTCCTGGACGGTCGAGTGGGACTTCCCCGCCGGCACCAGGGTGACGTCGGCGTGGGACGCGACGGTCACCAACTCGGGCAACAAGTGGACCGCGAAGAACCTCGGCTGGAACGGCTCCCTCGCCCCCGGCGCGACCGTCTCCTTCGGCTTCAACGGCTCAGGCCCCGGCTCCCCGTCCAACTGCACGCTGAACGGCGAGAGCTGCGACGGCGGCGGCCAGCCCGGCGACAACCCGCCCTCCGCCCCCGGCACCCCGACCGCGTCCGACATCACCGACACCTCGGTGAAGCTGGACTGGAAGGCCGCGACGGACGACAAGGGCATCAAGAACTACGACGTGCTGCGCGACGGCGCGAAGGTCGCGACGGTCACCGGCACCTCGTACGCGGACTCGGGCCTCACCAAGGGCACCGACTACTCGTACAGCGTCCAGGCCCGCGACACCGCGGACCAGACCGGGCCCGCCAGCGGCTCGGTGAAGGTGCGCACCACCGGCGGCGGCACGGACCCCGGCCCCGGCGACAAGGTGAAGCTCGGATACTTCACCAACTGGGGCGTCTACCAGCGCAACTACCACGTGAAGAACATCGTGTCCTCCGGCTCCGCCGAGAAGATCACGCACATCAACTACGCGTTCGGCAACGTCCAGGGCGGCAAGTGCACCATCGGTGACGCCTACGCCGACTACGACAAGGCGTACACCGCCGACCAGTCCGTCGACGGCGTCGCCGACACCTGGGACCAGCCGCTGCGCGGCAACTTCAACCAGCTGCGCAAGCTGAAGGCCAAGTACCCGCACATCAAGGTCCTCTGGTCGTTCGGCGGCTGGACCTGGTCCGGCGGCTTCACGGACGCCATGAAGAACCCGGAGGCGTTCGCGGACTCCTGCTACAAGCTGGTCGAGGACCCGCGCTGGGCGGACGTGTTCGACGGCATCGACCTCGACTGGGAGTACCCGAACGCGTGCGGCCTGAGCTGTGACTCCAGCGGCCCGGCCGTGATGAAGACGATGATGCAGGCGTTCCGGACCAAGTTCGGCGCGAACAACCTCGTCACCGCCGCCATCACCGCCGACGCCTCCCCCGGCGGCAAGATCGACGCGGCCGACTACGGCGGCGCCGCGCAGTACACCGACTGGTACAACGTGATGACGTACGACTTCTTCGGCGCCTGGGACGCCAAGGGTCCGACGGCCCCGCACTCGCCGCTGACCGACTACCCGGGCATCCCGAAGGGCGGCTTCAACTCCGCGGCGGCGATCAACAAGCTCAAGGCCAAGGGCGTACCGGCCAAGAAGCTCCTGCTCGGCATCGGCTTCTACGGCCGCGGCTGGACCGGCGTCACCCAGAAGGAGCCAGGAGGCACGGCCACCGCGGCCGCGCCGGGCACCTACGAGGCGGGCATCGAGGACTACAAGGTCCTCAAGAACTCCTGCCCGTCCAACGGCACGGTCGCGGGCACTGCCTACGCCCACTGCGGCAACAACTGGTGGTCGTACGACACCCCGGCGACGATCCGCGCCAAGATGGCCTGGGCGAAGGAGCAGGGCCTCGGCGGCGCCTTCTTCTGGGAGTTCAGCGGCGACACCGCGAACGGCGAACTGGTGACAGCGATCAATGACGGCCTGAAGTAA
- a CDS encoding MMPL family transporter: protein MIRSLTACTTRHAWKFILLWAVVGIALTLVGQAKLNSVTEPDVAGFLPKSYDSAAALRIAEDEFGAKPDDNAVTVLVAREDGRDLAAGDRARIDRIAAGLGKHRLKMPNPDDMPSFLLDDHSQTPVVRPLSDAPDHSFRLVSVSLDGNRNDPALQDLFRDFRDRAEQEFGRADLRTGFTGGLADLADTADDQEDTEKLVGILTMGLIVLLNVLAFRSVLAALLPLLAVTVIGGAATGAVVGAAMLFDFKLDPSTPSLITVVLLGIGIDYFLFLLFRFRELLRADPAARPRDVAAECAGRVGAAIASAALTIVAAFATLGIASFGQFQVLGPAIAVCVLVMLVASLTFMPALLAVSGRKMFWPSRSLRKEPRPGTSARLGERVARRPFLFVAASVGLLLALSAGALGMKMDYGTDSGPDDTPAAVTAKEISKALPGGVDSPHTVYVAADGTKKGTIDRAGLAGLTKDLKAVKGVGRVAPPVLNKEHTAAKVDFYLDVDVQSQRARDLVSDEVRPVVSKAAPPGTEAHVSGQAAIFSDISEAVSKDLKVVFPVAAGLIALILVALLRSLLAPLVLMLAIGLGFTATLGSGVLVFQHLLDRPGVSFTLPLVLFLFVVALGTDYNILISDRIREEMGRPGSARQAVADAVRHTAPAIVTAGVVLAGSFASLAVNPSPATQEIGLVTALGIGLSSLVLSIVLVPAVVAMLGRATWWPSRSGRGSGGAHGGHGHQVPVPAQFGVYAETCQRQEHGSSYGSQYGSQYGSQYGPPYGSDYGSELRR, encoded by the coding sequence GTGATCAGATCCCTGACGGCCTGCACCACACGCCATGCCTGGAAGTTCATCCTGCTCTGGGCGGTCGTCGGCATCGCGCTGACTTTGGTCGGCCAGGCCAAGCTGAACAGCGTCACCGAGCCCGATGTCGCGGGCTTCCTGCCGAAGTCGTACGACTCGGCGGCCGCGCTGCGCATCGCCGAGGACGAGTTCGGGGCGAAGCCCGACGACAACGCCGTCACCGTGCTCGTTGCCCGCGAGGACGGGCGCGATCTCGCCGCGGGCGACCGTGCGCGCATCGACAGGATCGCGGCCGGGCTCGGCAAGCACCGCCTGAAGATGCCCAACCCCGACGACATGCCGTCGTTCCTGCTTGACGACCACTCCCAGACGCCCGTCGTGCGGCCGCTGTCCGACGCGCCCGACCACTCCTTCCGGCTCGTCTCCGTCTCGCTCGACGGCAACAGGAACGACCCCGCGCTCCAGGACCTCTTCCGTGACTTCCGCGACCGCGCCGAGCAGGAGTTCGGCCGGGCGGACCTGCGCACCGGGTTCACCGGCGGCCTCGCGGACCTCGCCGATACGGCGGACGACCAGGAGGACACCGAGAAGCTGGTCGGGATCCTGACCATGGGGCTCATCGTGCTCCTGAACGTACTCGCGTTCCGCAGTGTGCTCGCCGCGCTCCTGCCGCTGCTCGCGGTCACGGTCATCGGCGGCGCCGCGACCGGCGCGGTGGTCGGTGCGGCGATGCTGTTCGACTTCAAGCTCGACCCGTCGACACCGTCCCTGATCACCGTGGTGCTCCTGGGCATCGGCATCGACTACTTCCTGTTCCTGCTGTTCCGCTTCCGCGAGCTGTTGAGGGCCGATCCGGCGGCGCGCCCCCGGGACGTGGCCGCGGAGTGCGCGGGCCGGGTCGGCGCGGCGATCGCGTCGGCAGCGCTCACCATCGTGGCGGCGTTCGCCACCCTGGGCATCGCCAGCTTCGGACAGTTCCAGGTGCTCGGCCCAGCCATCGCGGTGTGCGTCCTGGTGATGCTCGTCGCCAGCCTCACCTTCATGCCCGCGCTGCTCGCGGTGTCCGGGCGCAAGATGTTCTGGCCGTCGCGGTCGCTGCGCAAGGAGCCGCGGCCGGGGACGAGCGCGCGGCTCGGGGAGCGCGTGGCCCGGCGTCCGTTCCTCTTCGTGGCCGCGAGCGTCGGACTGCTTCTCGCGCTGAGCGCCGGCGCGCTCGGCATGAAGATGGACTACGGCACGGACTCGGGCCCCGACGACACCCCCGCGGCCGTGACCGCCAAGGAGATCTCCAAGGCGCTGCCCGGCGGCGTGGACAGCCCGCACACCGTGTACGTCGCGGCTGACGGGACGAAGAAGGGCACGATCGACCGGGCGGGCCTTGCCGGACTCACCAAGGACCTGAAGGCGGTCAAGGGCGTCGGGCGCGTGGCGCCGCCGGTGCTCAACAAGGAGCACACGGCCGCGAAGGTGGACTTCTACCTGGACGTGGACGTGCAGTCGCAGCGGGCCCGCGACCTTGTCTCCGACGAGGTGCGGCCGGTCGTCTCCAAGGCGGCGCCGCCCGGCACCGAGGCCCACGTCTCCGGCCAGGCCGCGATCTTCTCGGACATCTCCGAGGCGGTGTCGAAGGACCTCAAAGTGGTCTTCCCGGTCGCCGCCGGGCTGATCGCCCTGATCCTGGTGGCCCTGCTGCGCAGCCTGCTCGCGCCGCTGGTGCTCATGCTCGCCATCGGGCTCGGCTTCACGGCGACGCTCGGGTCCGGCGTGCTCGTCTTCCAGCACCTCCTGGACCGGCCGGGCGTGTCCTTCACGCTGCCGCTCGTCCTCTTCCTGTTCGTCGTCGCCCTCGGCACCGACTACAACATCCTGATCAGTGACCGCATCCGGGAGGAGATGGGACGGCCGGGCTCGGCCCGGCAGGCGGTGGCCGACGCGGTGCGGCACACGGCCCCGGCCATCGTCACCGCCGGAGTCGTCCTCGCGGGTTCCTTCGCGAGCCTCGCCGTGAACCCGTCCCCGGCCACCCAGGAGATAGGCCTCGTCACCGCGCTCGGCATCGGTCTGTCGTCGCTCGTCCTCTCGATCGTCCTGGTGCCCGCGGTGGTGGCGATGCTCGGCCGGGCGACGTGGTGGCCCTCGCGGTCGGGCCGCGGATCCGGCGGCGCTCACGGCGGCCACGGCCACCAGGTGCCCGTCCCCGCGCAGTTCGGGGTGTACGCGGAGACCTGCCAGCGGCAGGAGCACGGCTCCTCATACGGATCGCAGTACGGATCGCAGTACGGATCGCAGTACGGGCCGCCGTACGGATCGGACTACGGTTCGGAGCTGCGCCGCTGA